In the Acropora muricata isolate sample 2 chromosome 1, ASM3666990v1, whole genome shotgun sequence genome, one interval contains:
- the LOC136910327 gene encoding uncharacterized protein: protein MSLRQVCKQTSKRASKALFIFPEEKKTGIAPTRLIVEKDIDFSEGLTVHVNWEGKKVAAKILALSDDEKVLIEKDLDWCRKNVQDGCSQVSVEPPKRGLQEKSDSVDDPYEQFLAGQRKREIEWKAARKSKKVKVVAPIPAPMIIEPGSESPFRDDRVATLEV, encoded by the exons ATGTCTCTCCGACAAGTGTGCAAGCAGACAAGCAAACGAGCCTCAAAGGCATTATTTATTTTCCCCGAAGAGAAAAAAACCGGCATCGCGCCCACGCGTTTAATTGTGGAGAAAGACATTGATTTCAGTGAAGGACTTACTGTCCATGTCAATTGGGAGGGCAAGAAGGTTGCAGCGAAGATCCTTGCTCTAAGTG ATGATGAAAAAGTTCTCATAGAAAAAGATTTGGATTGGTGCAGAAAAAATGTTCAGGATGGATGTAGTCAAGTTTCTGTTGAACCACCTAAAAGAGGTCTACAAGAAAAG AGTGATTCTGTCGATGATCCGTACGAACAGTTTTTGGCAGGTCAGAGGAAGCGAGAGATTGAATGGAAAGCAGCTCGCAAGTCCAAGAAAGTGAAAGTTGTGGCACCTATACCAGCGCCCATGATAATAGAACCCGGCAGCGAAAGCCCTTTTAGAGACGACCGAGTTGCCACACTTGAAGTGTGA